The following are encoded in a window of Paenibacillaceae bacterium GAS479 genomic DNA:
- a CDS encoding LSU ribosomal protein L7AE: protein MAYKIGTKQTTKAVESRKAIQVYVAKDADPKLTRGIVAISERDSIPITWFESMADLGMECGIDVGAAMAAVVSDEE, encoded by the coding sequence GTGGCTTACAAGATTGGCACGAAGCAAACGACAAAAGCAGTTGAATCCCGCAAGGCGATTCAAGTTTATGTAGCCAAGGATGCTGATCCTAAGTTGACACGCGGCATTGTCGCGATTAGCGAGAGGGACAGTATACCTATCACATGGTTCGAAAGCATGGCGGATCTCGGCATGGAATGCGGGATAGACGTTGGTGCTGCGATGGCTGCAGTCGTTAGCGATGAAGAGTAG
- a CDS encoding DNA-directed RNA polymerase subunit beta', whose translation MLDVNNFEYMKIGLASPEKIRSWSRGEVKKPETINYRTLKPEKEGLFCEKIFGPTKDWECHCGKYKRVRYKGVVCDRCGVEVTRAKVRRERMGHIELAAPVSHIWYFKGIPSRMGLALDMSPRSLEEIIYFASYVVTDPGDTPLEKKQLLSEKEYRSYREKYGYGFHAGMGAEAVKRLLQDIDVERELEQLKEELRTAQGQRRNRAIKRLEVIEAFRHSGNKPDWMILDVLPVIPPELRPMVQLDGGRFATSDLNDLYRRVINRNNRLKRLLDLGAPDIIVQNEKRMLQEAVDALIDNGRRGRPVTGPGNRPLKSLSHMLKGKQGRFRQNLLGKRVDYSGRSVIVVGPNLKMYQCGLPKEMALELFKPFVMKELVNKGLAHNIKSAKRKVERVSAEVWDVLEEVIKEHPVLLNRAPTLHRLGIQAFEPILVEGKAIKLHPLVCTAYNADFDGDQMAVHVPLSAEAQAEARLLMLAAGNILNPKDGKPVVTPSQDMVLGSFYLTMDNKEAMGSGSVFGSVNEAISAYQRGIVSLHARIFIPAKVLKKDDFTEEQNRSLISTTVGKVIFNEIFPSSFPYINEATKTNLMDGTPDKYFVYEKGADLNSFLDNVPQMGAVGKEYLGLLIAECFRLYHTTRTSVILDKIKELGFTYSTRAGITVAVSDVIVPPEKVEILKESDEKVKIVTNQYRRGLITNEERYDRVIEIWSKTKDQITEILMKSMDRYNSIMLMVDSKARGNKSQITQLGGMRGLMANPSGRIIELPIKSNFREGLTVLEYYISTHGARKGLADTALRTADSGYLTRRLVDVAQDVIVREDDCGTDKGITVSKIQDGKEVIEDLFDRIEGRYSFETLRNPATGEIIVGRGDLIDATKADAIVNAGIEKLQIRSVLSCRARHGVCKICYGRNLATGKHVEIGEAVGIIAAQSIGEPGTQLTMRTFHTGGVAGDDITQGLPRIQELFEARNPKGQAIITELDGVVKSIRETKDRREIEVQGEAESKVYPVSYGSRIRVTEGQQLEAGDELTDGSIDPKDMLRIKGIRGVQNYILQEVQRVYRNQGVEINDKHVEVMIKQMLRKIRIVDAGDTKLLPGAFVDVHEYEAANREVLLSGREPAVAKPVLLGITKASLETDSFLSAASFQETTRVLTDAAIKGKVDQLLGLKENVIIGKLIPAGTGMNRYRSIRFVGQEDEIETVKAEASESVPVES comes from the coding sequence TTGTTGGACGTGAACAACTTCGAGTACATGAAGATCGGCCTTGCATCGCCGGAGAAGATTCGCTCTTGGTCCCGCGGAGAAGTCAAGAAGCCGGAGACCATTAACTATAGGACACTCAAGCCAGAGAAAGAAGGACTCTTCTGCGAGAAGATCTTTGGTCCTACTAAGGACTGGGAATGCCATTGCGGCAAGTATAAGCGCGTTCGTTACAAAGGCGTAGTCTGCGACCGTTGTGGCGTTGAAGTTACTCGCGCTAAAGTACGCCGTGAGCGGATGGGCCATATTGAGCTCGCCGCTCCGGTATCCCATATCTGGTACTTCAAAGGTATCCCAAGCCGGATGGGGCTGGCGCTTGATATGTCGCCCCGTTCCCTTGAGGAAATCATCTACTTTGCGAGCTACGTTGTTACTGATCCTGGTGATACGCCGCTCGAGAAGAAACAACTTCTCTCTGAGAAGGAATACCGTAGCTATCGTGAGAAATACGGCTACGGCTTCCATGCCGGCATGGGTGCTGAGGCGGTCAAAAGACTGCTTCAGGACATCGATGTGGAGCGTGAGCTTGAACAGCTTAAGGAAGAACTGCGTACGGCCCAAGGCCAACGCCGTAACCGTGCGATCAAGCGCCTTGAGGTCATCGAGGCATTCCGCCACTCTGGTAACAAGCCAGACTGGATGATTCTTGACGTGCTTCCGGTCATTCCTCCAGAGCTTCGTCCAATGGTACAGCTGGACGGCGGACGTTTCGCTACGTCTGACCTTAATGACCTGTACCGTCGCGTTATCAACCGTAATAACCGTCTGAAGCGCCTGCTTGACCTTGGCGCACCTGACATCATCGTGCAAAACGAAAAGCGGATGCTGCAGGAAGCTGTTGACGCCTTGATCGATAACGGTCGTCGTGGCCGCCCTGTAACGGGCCCAGGCAACCGTCCATTGAAATCCCTCAGCCATATGCTGAAGGGTAAACAAGGTCGTTTCCGGCAGAATCTGCTCGGCAAACGGGTTGACTACTCCGGCCGTTCCGTAATCGTTGTAGGTCCGAACCTGAAGATGTATCAGTGCGGCCTGCCAAAAGAAATGGCGCTAGAGCTCTTCAAACCGTTTGTCATGAAAGAACTGGTTAACAAGGGCCTTGCCCATAACATTAAGAGTGCGAAGCGTAAAGTCGAGCGCGTAAGTGCAGAAGTATGGGATGTCCTTGAAGAAGTCATTAAGGAGCATCCGGTTCTGTTGAACCGTGCCCCTACGCTTCACCGTCTCGGTATTCAAGCATTCGAGCCAATCCTCGTTGAAGGTAAAGCAATTAAGCTGCATCCGCTTGTTTGTACAGCTTACAACGCTGACTTTGACGGAGACCAAATGGCTGTTCACGTACCGCTGTCCGCAGAGGCGCAAGCAGAAGCTCGCTTGCTCATGCTTGCCGCAGGCAACATCCTTAACCCTAAGGACGGCAAACCTGTTGTAACGCCTTCGCAGGATATGGTCCTCGGCTCCTTCTATCTGACGATGGACAACAAGGAAGCTATGGGCTCTGGCTCTGTGTTCGGCTCGGTCAACGAGGCGATCTCGGCTTACCAGCGTGGTATCGTGTCGCTGCATGCTCGGATCTTCATTCCGGCGAAAGTGCTCAAGAAAGACGACTTCACGGAAGAGCAGAACCGCTCGCTCATTTCGACGACCGTCGGCAAAGTAATTTTCAACGAAATCTTCCCGAGCTCGTTCCCTTACATCAATGAGGCTACTAAGACCAATCTGATGGATGGAACACCGGACAAATATTTCGTATACGAAAAAGGTGCGGACCTGAATTCCTTCTTGGATAACGTTCCGCAGATGGGCGCAGTTGGCAAGGAATACCTCGGTCTTCTGATTGCTGAATGCTTCCGTCTTTACCACACGACGCGCACCTCGGTCATTCTCGACAAGATCAAAGAGCTGGGCTTCACTTATTCGACTCGTGCGGGTATTACGGTTGCCGTTTCCGACGTTATCGTACCGCCAGAAAAAGTGGAAATCCTCAAAGAATCCGACGAGAAGGTCAAAATCGTTACGAATCAGTACCGTCGTGGTCTGATTACGAACGAAGAGCGCTATGACCGCGTTATCGAGATCTGGAGCAAAACGAAAGATCAGATTACGGAAATCCTCATGAAGTCGATGGATCGTTACAACTCCATCATGCTCATGGTCGATTCCAAAGCGCGGGGTAACAAATCGCAGATCACCCAGCTGGGCGGTATGCGGGGTCTGATGGCGAATCCATCCGGTCGGATCATCGAGCTCCCGATCAAGTCGAACTTCCGCGAAGGCCTTACGGTACTCGAGTATTACATCTCGACTCACGGAGCGCGTAAAGGTCTTGCCGATACGGCTCTTCGTACAGCTGACTCCGGTTACCTGACTCGTCGTCTCGTTGACGTCGCACAGGATGTTATCGTCCGCGAGGACGATTGCGGTACGGACAAAGGTATTACCGTTTCCAAGATCCAAGACGGCAAGGAAGTTATCGAGGATCTGTTCGACCGTATCGAAGGTCGTTATTCCTTCGAAACGTTGCGCAATCCGGCAACTGGCGAGATCATCGTTGGCCGCGGAGATCTGATCGACGCGACCAAAGCTGATGCTATCGTGAACGCAGGCATCGAGAAGCTGCAGATTCGCTCTGTACTGAGCTGCCGTGCCCGTCATGGCGTCTGCAAAATCTGCTACGGCCGCAACCTGGCAACTGGCAAACATGTTGAGATTGGCGAAGCAGTCGGCATTATTGCTGCTCAATCGATCGGTGAGCCAGGAACACAGCTGACGATGCGTACATTCCATACCGGCGGTGTTGCCGGTGATGACATCACGCAAGGTCTGCCGCGTATTCAGGAGCTGTTCGAGGCTCGGAATCCTAAAGGCCAAGCGATCATCACGGAACTCGACGGCGTCGTGAAGAGCATTCGCGAGACGAAGGATCGCCGTGAAATCGAAGTACAGGGCGAAGCTGAGTCCAAAGTTTATCCGGTCAGCTACGGTTCCCGTATTCGTGTTACCGAAGGGCAACAGCTGGAAGCTGGCGACGAGCTGACGGACGGATCGATCGATCCGAAAGACATGCTGCGCATTAAGGGCATCCGCGGGGTACAAAACTATATCCTGCAGGAAGTTCAACGCGTATACCGTAACCAGGGCGTAGAAATTAACGATAAACACGTCGAAGTCATGATCAAGCAGATGCTTCGCAAAATCCGTATCGTCGATGCGGGAGACACGAAGCTGTTGCCTGGCGCATTCGTCGACGTGCATGAATACGAAGCAGCTAACCGTGAGGTTCTTCTGTCCGGCCGCGAGCCTGCAGTTGCCAAACCGGTACTGCTCGGTATTACCAAGGCATCCCTGGAGACGGATTCCTTCCTCTCTGCAGCCTCCTTCCAGGAGACGACTCGCGTCCTTACCGACGCAGCCATCAAAGGCAAGGTCGATCAGCTGCTCGGTCTGAAGGAGAATGTTATCATTGGCAAGCTGATCCCAGCAGGTACGGGCATGAACCGTTACCGCAGCATCCGCTTTGTCGGCCAGGAGGACGAAATCGAAACGGTAAAGGCTGAAGCTAGCGAATCCGTGCCGGTAGAGTCCTAA
- a CDS encoding SSU ribosomal protein S7P yields MPRKGPVTKRDVLPDPLYNSKLVTRLINRIMIDGKRGVAATLLYDAFKLIQERSGKEPMEVFEAALKNIMPVLEVKARRVGGSNYQVPIEVKPERRTALALRWLVNYSRNRGEKTMEERLAAEILDASNNTGASVKKREDTHKMAEANKAFAHYRW; encoded by the coding sequence ATGCCACGCAAAGGTCCTGTAACAAAACGCGATGTTTTGCCAGATCCACTGTACAACAGCAAACTGGTTACTCGTCTGATCAACCGTATTATGATCGACGGTAAACGCGGTGTTGCTGCAACACTGTTGTATGATGCCTTCAAGCTGATCCAAGAACGTTCCGGCAAAGAACCTATGGAAGTTTTCGAAGCAGCCCTGAAGAACATCATGCCTGTACTGGAAGTTAAAGCTCGCCGTGTAGGCGGCTCCAACTACCAGGTTCCAATCGAAGTTAAACCTGAGCGCCGTACAGCGCTTGCTCTCCGTTGGCTCGTGAACTACTCGCGTAACCGCGGGGAGAAAACGATGGAAGAGCGTCTGGCTGCTGAAATCCTCGACGCTTCCAACAACACGGGTGCTTCCGTTAAAAAACGTGAAGACACGCACAAAATGGCGGAAGCCAACAAAGCATTCGCTCACTACCGCTGGTAG
- a CDS encoding ribosomal protein S12, whose product MLRWLQSLAMKSRNDVFAGRVDFYPPCAGKNFCLSKDEPPGPVGLNNEQIAVQRFMNYGKGVATDMPTINQLVRKGRQAKVVKSKSPALQRGFNALKREATEISAPQKRGVCTRVGTMTPKKPNSALRKYARVRLTNKVEVTAYIPGIGHNLQEHSVVLIRGGRVKDLPGVRYHIVRGALDTAGVNNRKQARSKYGAKRPKVKK is encoded by the coding sequence GTGCTGCGATGGCTGCAGTCGTTAGCGATGAAGAGTAGGAACGATGTTTTTGCCGGCAGGGTTGATTTTTATCCTCCATGCGCAGGCAAGAACTTTTGTTTGTCCAAAGATGAACCGCCTGGACCTGTGGGCTTAAATAACGAGCAGATTGCAGTTCAGCGCTTCATGAATTATGGGAAGGGGGTGGCAACCGACATGCCAACTATCAACCAACTGGTCCGCAAAGGCCGCCAAGCTAAAGTGGTCAAGTCCAAATCGCCAGCACTGCAACGGGGTTTCAACGCCCTGAAACGTGAGGCTACGGAAATCAGCGCTCCTCAAAAACGTGGTGTTTGCACCCGTGTAGGTACAATGACTCCGAAAAAACCGAACTCCGCGCTTCGTAAGTATGCTCGTGTTCGTCTGACGAACAAAGTAGAGGTTACAGCTTACATTCCGGGTATCGGACACAACCTCCAAGAACACAGCGTCGTGCTGATTCGCGGCGGACGTGTAAAAGACCTTCCAGGTGTTCGCTATCATATCGTTCGCGGCGCACTGGATACGGCTGGTGTTAACAACCGTAAACAAGCTCGCTCCAAATACGGCGCGAAGCGTCCTAAAGTTAAAAAATAA
- a CDS encoding DNA-directed RNA polymerase subunit beta, whose amino-acid sequence MRGEVKLAGQLVQYGRRTRRSYNRIHEVLEVPNLIEIQQKSYGKFLESDLLELFQDISPIQDFTGNLSLEFIDYSLGEPKYSVDESKERDVTYAAPLRVKVRLLNKETGEVKEQEVFMGDFPLMTDTGTFIINGAERVIVSQLVRSPSVYFSTKVDKNGKRNYTATVIPNRGAWLELETDAKDIIYVRIDRTRKIPVTVLLRALGFGTDAEILDLLGQDEYIKNTLDKDNTDSTEKALIEIYERLRPGEPPTLDNAKSLLVARFFDPKRYDLANVGRYKINKKLHIKNRLFNQRLAETLVDTNTGEILAEAGQMIDRRLLDDLLPHLEDKLNSKIHHVAGGVMDASSIPLQTISVFAPNEDGKIIKVISNDVIDKSVKHVTPADIIASINYFINLLHGVGSTDDIDHLGNRRLRSVGELLQNQFRIGLSRMERVVRERMSIQDANAITPQALINIRPVIASIKEFFGSSQLSQFMDQTNPLAELTHKRRLSALGPGGLTRERAGMEVRDVHHSHYGRMCPIETPEGPNIGLINSLSSFARINEYGFIETPYRWVDPKTAIVTEQIAYLTADEEDNYVIAQANALLSEESKFVDDQVVVRYNKQADNILTMPTERVDYMDVSPKQVVSVATALIPFLENDDSNRALMGSNMQRQAVPLLIPKAPLVGTGMEHKSAKDSGVCIVSKHDGVIERVSSNEIWVRRVETVDGKPVNGDLVKHKLHKFTRSNQGTCINQRPLARKGDIVKKGDILADGPSTEQGELALGRNVVVAFMTWEGYNYEDAILLSEKLVKEDVYTSIHIEEYESEARDTKLGPEEITRDIPNVGEDALKNLDERGIIRVGAEISAGDILVGKVTPKGVTELTAEERLLHAIFGEKAREVRDTSLRVPHGTDGIVVDVKVFTRENGDELPPGVNQLVRAYIAQKRKISEGDKMAGRHGNKGVIARILPEEDMPFMPDGTPVEVVLNPLGVPSRMNIGQVLEVHLGLACKRLGIHAATPVFDGAREYDVFDAMEEAGIQRNGKTVLYDGRTGECFEREVTVGVMYMIKLAHMVDDKIHARSTGPYSLVTQQPLGGKAQFGGQRFGEMEVWALEAYGAAYTLQEILTVKSDDVVGRVKTYESIVKGENVPEPGVPESFKVLIKELQSLGMDVKILNADENEIEMKEIDDEDEGTGDKLNLNLEGAEAGAE is encoded by the coding sequence ATGAGGGGTGAGGTTAAGTTGGCAGGACAACTTGTTCAGTATGGTCGACGCACGCGTAGGAGCTATAACCGGATTCACGAAGTGCTCGAGGTTCCGAACTTGATTGAAATCCAACAAAAGTCTTACGGGAAGTTTCTGGAGAGCGATCTTCTGGAATTGTTCCAGGATATTTCGCCAATTCAGGACTTCACGGGAAATCTTTCGTTGGAATTTATCGATTACAGTCTCGGAGAGCCGAAGTATTCGGTTGATGAGTCAAAAGAACGCGACGTTACGTATGCCGCGCCGCTGCGCGTTAAGGTAAGGCTCCTTAACAAGGAAACTGGCGAGGTCAAGGAACAGGAAGTGTTCATGGGCGATTTTCCGCTGATGACGGATACGGGCACCTTCATTATTAATGGTGCAGAACGCGTCATCGTCAGCCAATTGGTACGCTCACCCAGCGTGTACTTCAGCACGAAAGTCGACAAAAACGGCAAGCGTAACTACACGGCTACGGTTATTCCAAACCGTGGTGCATGGCTGGAGCTGGAAACCGACGCTAAGGACATTATCTACGTGCGTATCGACCGTACCCGGAAGATTCCGGTAACGGTACTTCTTCGCGCGCTCGGCTTCGGAACAGATGCCGAAATTTTGGACTTGCTCGGACAGGACGAGTATATCAAGAACACGCTGGACAAAGACAACACGGACTCGACAGAGAAAGCTCTGATCGAAATCTATGAGCGTCTTCGTCCGGGTGAGCCGCCGACTTTGGACAATGCGAAAAGTCTGCTTGTGGCTCGTTTCTTCGACCCGAAACGTTATGATCTGGCCAATGTAGGCCGGTATAAAATCAATAAAAAGCTTCACATCAAAAACCGTCTGTTCAACCAACGTCTCGCTGAAACGCTGGTGGATACGAATACGGGTGAAATTCTTGCTGAGGCTGGCCAAATGATCGACCGTCGTTTGCTGGACGATCTGCTTCCGCATCTGGAAGATAAGCTGAACAGTAAGATTCATCATGTGGCGGGTGGAGTGATGGATGCAAGTAGTATCCCACTTCAGACGATCAGTGTATTCGCTCCTAACGAAGATGGGAAAATTATCAAAGTAATTTCCAACGATGTTATCGACAAATCCGTTAAGCATGTTACGCCTGCGGATATCATTGCGTCGATCAACTACTTCATCAACTTGTTGCATGGGGTAGGTAGCACGGACGATATCGACCATCTCGGTAACCGTCGTCTTCGCTCTGTTGGTGAGCTGTTGCAGAACCAGTTCCGTATCGGCCTCTCCCGTATGGAGCGTGTCGTACGTGAGAGGATGTCGATCCAGGACGCCAATGCGATCACGCCACAAGCATTGATCAACATTCGTCCGGTCATCGCATCGATTAAGGAGTTTTTCGGCTCTTCCCAGCTGTCCCAGTTCATGGATCAGACGAACCCACTTGCTGAGCTTACGCACAAACGTCGTCTTTCAGCACTCGGACCTGGTGGTTTGACGCGTGAGCGCGCCGGCATGGAAGTCCGTGACGTCCATCACTCTCACTATGGCCGTATGTGTCCAATCGAGACGCCGGAGGGACCGAACATCGGTTTGATCAACTCCTTGTCCAGCTTTGCCCGCATCAACGAGTACGGCTTCATTGAGACTCCGTACCGCTGGGTAGATCCTAAGACAGCTATTGTCACCGAGCAAATCGCGTATTTGACTGCCGATGAAGAAGATAACTATGTCATCGCGCAAGCAAACGCGCTCTTGTCGGAGGAAAGCAAGTTTGTCGACGATCAAGTTGTCGTTCGTTACAACAAACAGGCTGACAACATCCTGACTATGCCAACCGAGCGCGTCGACTACATGGACGTATCGCCGAAGCAGGTTGTATCCGTCGCAACGGCGCTCATTCCGTTCCTCGAGAACGATGACTCCAACCGTGCGCTTATGGGATCCAACATGCAGCGGCAAGCTGTTCCATTGCTCATTCCGAAGGCGCCGCTTGTCGGCACAGGCATGGAGCATAAGTCTGCTAAGGACTCTGGTGTTTGTATCGTTTCCAAGCATGATGGTGTCATCGAGCGCGTATCCTCCAACGAAATCTGGGTGCGTCGCGTCGAAACCGTGGACGGCAAGCCGGTGAATGGCGATCTGGTGAAGCACAAGCTTCATAAGTTCACTCGTTCTAACCAAGGTACTTGCATCAACCAACGTCCGCTCGCCCGTAAAGGTGATATTGTCAAGAAAGGCGACATCCTAGCTGACGGCCCGTCCACGGAGCAGGGCGAACTTGCTTTGGGACGTAACGTCGTCGTCGCGTTCATGACATGGGAAGGCTACAACTATGAGGATGCTATCCTGCTCAGCGAAAAGCTCGTGAAGGAAGACGTGTACACGTCCATCCACATTGAAGAATATGAGTCCGAAGCCCGTGATACGAAGCTTGGACCAGAAGAGATTACTCGCGACATCCCGAACGTAGGCGAAGATGCGCTGAAAAATCTCGACGAGCGTGGTATTATCCGCGTCGGTGCTGAAATCAGCGCAGGAGACATCCTCGTCGGCAAAGTTACACCTAAGGGCGTGACGGAGCTGACGGCGGAAGAGCGTCTGCTGCATGCAATCTTCGGTGAGAAGGCTCGCGAAGTTCGCGACACAAGCCTGCGCGTACCGCATGGTACTGACGGCATTGTTGTTGACGTCAAAGTCTTCACCCGCGAGAACGGCGACGAGCTGCCTCCTGGCGTGAACCAACTAGTACGTGCCTACATCGCTCAGAAGCGTAAAATCTCTGAAGGTGACAAGATGGCCGGACGCCACGGTAACAAAGGTGTCATCGCGCGCATCCTGCCGGAAGAAGATATGCCTTTCATGCCGGATGGAACGCCAGTTGAGGTTGTTCTTAACCCGCTGGGCGTACCTTCCCGGATGAACATCGGTCAGGTTCTTGAAGTTCACCTTGGCCTAGCGTGCAAACGCCTCGGTATTCATGCTGCTACACCGGTATTCGACGGAGCGCGTGAGTACGATGTATTTGATGCGATGGAAGAGGCTGGAATTCAACGTAATGGTAAGACTGTGCTGTACGACGGCCGTACTGGCGAATGCTTCGAGCGCGAAGTTACGGTTGGCGTTATGTATATGATCAAGCTGGCGCACATGGTCGACGACAAGATTCATGCTCGCTCCACTGGTCCTTACTCTCTCGTTACGCAGCAGCCACTCGGCGGCAAGGCCCAATTCGGCGGCCAACGTTTCGGGGAGATGGAGGTATGGGCGCTTGAAGCTTATGGCGCGGCTTACACCTTGCAAGAGATTCTTACGGTCAAGTCTGACGATGTTGTCGGCCGGGTGAAAACGTACGAATCTATCGTGAAGGGCGAGAACGTGCCGGAGCCAGGCGTTCCGGAATCGTTCAAGGTTTTGATCAAGGAGCTGCAGTCACTCGGCATGGACGTGAAGATTCTCAACGCGGACGAGAACGAGATCGAGATGAAGGAAATCGATGACGAGGACGAAGGCACAGGCGATAAGCTGAACCTTAACCTTGAAGGCGCCGAAGCAGGCGCTGAATAA